A region from the Aegilops tauschii subsp. strangulata cultivar AL8/78 chromosome 5, Aet v6.0, whole genome shotgun sequence genome encodes:
- the LOC109775566 gene encoding histidine--tRNA ligase, chloroplastic/mitochondrial, producing the protein MSSAALRRHLLRLPARRRLLCASSSSSPPSAPDHGCHGSAATEAGVVELNPPRGTRDFPPEEMRLRTWLFDHFREVSRLMAFEEVDFPVLESEALFVRKAGEEITEQLYSFEDKGGRRVALRPEITPSLARLVIRRGTSAPLPLKWFTIGQCWRYERMTRGRRREHYQWNMDVFGVPGVRAEAELLQAIVLLFERLGVASSDVGIRLSSRKVLQVVLDMYSVPQHLFTKVCVIVDKLGKMSRDEIEKELVSTGLPCEAVQGIIDVLSLKSLSELEQVLGSGAAEAVADLKKLFSFAEQYGYADWICFDASVVRGLAYYTGIVFEAFDRQGELRAICGGGRYDRLLSTFGSEDVPACGFGFGDAVIVELLKEKGLLPHLSPQIDDIVFPLDDELQGPASCVASSLRKNGRSVDLVQDKRLKWVFKHAERVNASRLVLVGKSEWERGMVRVKILSTKEEFEVKAGELQ; encoded by the coding sequence ATGTCGTCGGCGGCGctccgccgccacctcctccgccttcccgcccgccgccgcctcctctgcgcctcctcctcctcctcccctccctcgGCGCCGGACCACGGGTGCCATGGCTCCGCGGCGACGGAGGCGGGGGTGGTGGAGCTGAACCCGCCGCGCGGCACCAGGGACTTCCCGCCGGAGGAGATGCGCCTGCGCACCTGGCTCTTCGACCACTTCAGGGAGGTGTCCCGGCTGATGGCGTTCGAGGAGGTGGACTTCCCGGTGCTCGAGTCGGAGGCGCTCTTCGTCCGCAAGGCCGGCGAGGAGATCACGGAGCAGCTCTACAGCTTCGAGGACAAGGGCGGCCGCCGCGTGGCCCTCCGGCCGGAGATCACCCCGTCCCTCGCGCGCCTGGTCATCCGGCGAGGGACCTCGGCGCCCCTCCCGCTCAAGTGGTTCACCATAGGCCAGTGCTGGCGCTACGAGCGCATGACCAGAGGGAGGCGCCGCGAGCACTACCAGTGGAACATGGACGTCTTCGGCGTGCCCGGCGTTCGCGCCGAGGCCGAGCTTCTCCAGGCCATTGTGCTCCTCTTCGAGCGCCTCGGGGTCGCGTCCTCCGACGTGGGGATCAGGCTCTCCAGCCGGAAGGTTCTGCAGGTGGTGCTCGACATGTACTCCGTGCCGCAGCACCTGTTCACCAAGGTCTGTGTGATTGTTGACAAGCTGGGGAAGATGAGCAGAGACGAGATTGAGAAGGAATTGGTCTCCACTGGGCTGCCATGTGAAGCTGTGCAGGGCATCATTGATGTGCTTTCTCTGAAGTCACTGTCTGAGCTCGAACAGGTGCTGGGCTCTGGTGCTGCTGAAGCTGTTGCTGACCTGAAGAAGCTCTTCTCCTTCGCCGAGCAGTATGGTTACGCCGATTGGATCTGTTTCGACGCGTCGGTTGTTCGCGGCCTTGCGTACTACACGGGGATCGTGTTCGAGGCTTTCGATAGGCAAGGGGAGCTGAGGGCGATCTGCGGTGGGGGGAGGTATGATAGGCTGCTTTCAACATTTGGAAGTGAAGATGTGCCGGCCTGTGGGTTTGGGTTTGGGGACGCTGTTATCGTCGAACTGCTGAAAGAGAAGGGTCTTCTGCCTCATCTGTCGCCCCAAATAGACGACATTGTCTTCCCATTGGATGATGAGCTTCAGGGACCAGCATCCTGTGTCGCATCCTCTCTGCGGAAGAATGGCAGATCTGTAGACCTTGTGCAAGACAAGCGTCTGAAATGGGTGTTTAAACATGCGGAGAGGGTAAATGCTAGCAGGCTGGTTCTGGTTGGGAAATCTGAGTGGGAGCGAGGCATGGTTCGTGTGAAGATTCTGTCTACCAAAGAGGAATTTGAGGTCAAGGCAGGCGAATTACAGTAA